The Mastomys coucha isolate ucsf_1 unplaced genomic scaffold, UCSF_Mcou_1 pScaffold20, whole genome shotgun sequence nucleotide sequence NNNNNNNNNNNNNNNNNNNNNNNNNNNNNNNNNNNNNNNNNNNNNNNNNNNNNNNNNNNNNNNNNNNNNNNNNNNNNNNNNNNNNNNNNNNNNNNNNNNNNNNNNNNNNNNNNNNNNNNNNNNNNNNNNNNNNNNNNNNNNNNNNNNNNNNNNNNNNNNNNNNNNNNNNNNNNNNNNNNNNNNNNNNNNNNNNNNNNNNNNNNNNNNNNNNNNNNNNNNNNNNNNNNNNNNNNNNNNNNNNNNNNNNNNNNNNNNNNNNNNNNNNNNNNNNNNNNNNNNNNNNNNNNNNNNNNNNNNNNNNNNNNNNNNNNNNNNNNNNNNNNNNNNNNNNNNNNNNNNNNNNNNNNNNNNNNNNNNNNNNNNNNNNNNNNNNNNNNNNNNNNNNNNNNNNNNNNNNNNNNNNNNNNNNNNNNNNNNNNNNNNNNNNNNNNNNNNNNNNNNNNNNNNNNNNNNNNNNNNNNNNNNNNNNNNNNNNNNNNNNNNNNNNNNNNNNNNNNNNNNNNNNNNNNNNNNNNNNNNNNNNNNNNNNNNNNNNNNNNNNNNNNNNNNNNNNNNNNNNNNNNNNNNNNNNNNNNNNNNNNNNNNNNNNNNNNNNNNNNNNNNNNNNNNNNNNNNNNNNNNNNNNNNNNNNNNNNNNNNNNNNNNNNNNNNNNNNNNNNNNNNNNNNNNNNNNNNNNNNNNNNNNNNNNNNNNNNNNNNNNNNNNNNNNNNNNNNNNNNNNNNNNNNNNNNNNNNNNGAAATccaaaatcaaaaagaagaaaaagcaaagtcCTTGGGCACAATCACTCCAGTATCAATAGCGTcctgaaacagaacaaaaacaattaaTTACAGTGTGACTTGTCTAATATCTTTCCAACTATCAACAGCAACCACATATCCAAGTATCCCCATATAAACCACTGCTTAGAAAGGTGGTTTTAATTCTACAAGAGTAAAATTTACGTACTTGGGCTATAAGAACGCGATCTTGATCGAGACCTGTAGCGACTGTAGTAAGGAGAGGGTGACCTTCTTCTGTAAGAAATGAGGCTGAATTAGCACATCACATACCAGAGTCAggtgaaaacaaaacacaacaaaacaaaaaaccaaaagccctAGCCATTAAGAGTAGTTAGTGCAGGCTTTTTAATCTCAATACTTGGAAGACAGCATCTGTTAACGGAGGCCAGGCTGGTTTGCACAGCCAGTTCCAAGCCAGTGAGGGCTATAtaactgagaccctgtcttcaaaacaaacaaaccaaacactcAACATATTTTTTAAGCAGTACTTAGGATTGAGCCCAGGACCTAATACTTACTGGAGAATTATAGTTCCACTGAGTGACACTCTGAGCCCTAACATCTACTCCAGctcctgcccaccccacccaaaaatatataaaatcaccAACCACGTTGACAGGTTGGGCTTAAATGATCCTATCTTTGTCTATCAAACAACTGGCATTACCCAGCTACCATACCGAGCTCAAACATCCAGTTTTTATTCATACATATTCAACATTAAAGTGCTAAGTAATGCTACTATTTTGCAAAGCATAGATatcccaaaataaaatattacctgTACCGGTAATCATAATCTTCATATCTGTCATAGCCTCGATCATATCCTCTATCGTAGTAAGAATCTCGTCGTCtaccaccgccaccaccgccgccaccaccacctcctcctccgccgccaccaccaccgctACTACAGAAAAATGAAGAGGGAAAGGTTATTATCCAGATCATTTCATACAAACTGCTGAGCCAAGTGAGATGAGAAGGAACCTCCCTCTCAATGCAAATGCCCTCATACATCTCACTTGCCAGCGTCCATGGTATTCTCTTTGGCTCCTAACGCTCTCACAGAatgctctggagagatggctcagcagttcagagtacTTGCTACTCTAACCTTTCAGTTTTCAGCACTCACTTGGGGGTGAGGGGGGTGGGTTCCACAACAGCCTGCCACTCTAGCTCCAGGAAAGCTGACACCACTTTTCAGCCTCCAAAGGCATTCAACCAAGGGCATTCAACCCTCCCAACACAGATTTAAAAACACAGCactttagtcacagcacttggaaggcagaggcaggaggatttctgtgagtttgaggccaaccagtctacaaagtgaattctaggacaaccaaggctCTGTAGAGACACtgtcttttaaaaggaagatgaaagaatgaaagaagacaaCAACAGCATGGAAAGTAGAGACAAGGTGCTAAAACCATACAGAGGCTGGAAGAACGGGCCAGTGGGTAAAGGCTGTTGCTGCTAAGGCTGACAAGTCTGAGTTCTATCTATGGAACctagatggatggacagaaccAAATTCTGCAAGCCTTATGTCCCACcccaagataaatatttaaagaaaaggccAAATATACAGATGTTTAATTAAACAAACCCTGAGCACGGGAGAGTATGACTCCACTGAAATATGTCAAGATACAACTTTTGGGGATGAGTTTAAATCAAGTCCTCTTTCTTCACATGTTCCAAATAAGGGACACCGTTTCAAGTCTGGTTTTCTGCAGGTCTTTtattccctgtctctgcctcctttgtaTTCTTTACTAGTACTGGAGCCAAACCACTATGCACAGCAAAGAATATACACAGATTACGTTCACTTGAagtatatgcataaaacaaatgtAATTAAGTATGTtctaacttgggtcctctgtgggatagcaaatgtttttaactgatgagccatctttccagtcacTGCAAATATATATTGATAAAACCAAAATGATACAGAAGGGAGGCAGATATGTTTTCAATTTCCTCGTCAAATTTTGACATGCATTATATTTCTAGAGTATAGTTTAATCTTAGATATTGGCTTTATTTGCTTTGCAGTCTGGGACCTACACCTGAGTCCTGAACATGCTAGGTAAGTATTATAAAATCCAAAATCTTACTGAGTTGGTCTGCCCATGTAAATGCctggtgtaggtgtgtgtgctcTCTTGGTGATAGAATAATCCACACGAATTCTTCTACCATCCAGCTCCATCCCATTTGCTCTTTCCATAgcctagagaaaaagaaagcaattcaTAATTCATTAATCTTGAAGCCATTTTTAGCTAAAATTAAGCATGAAGTATTCATAATCCAAATAAAATCTACCTTTGAAAATAGCATAGTTAATGCAGTTTGTATAGGGAGGGATTTTCGGTATTTTCAGAGCTCAGTACTGTTTGGAACCTACTTTAAGTTATCCAGACATAAAGCCACTAAGTTCTGTTCCACGTACAAACATCTTAGATATTCAAAGTGAGCTAAGCTTTAATCTTTAAACTTTTGTTTATAACTTCAGCTGCCCACCTTAAGACTAAGTGTCAAGGTCACCACAAATGGCTTAGGAATTATAGCAGTCCTTCTGTCTCgtattggaattacaggtatgcaccccCGTGCCCACTCTAACCTATCTCTATTCTTGCTCTTCAATTTGTAGTTCAATATTTGTTGGTAAAACAAAGTAGCCAAAATATGATAATTTAAATGAATGCAAACAATTGAAATGGTTTGTATCCCTTTGTTTAAAATTAACAAGTCTAAGTCAATACTGCCCCCTAGTGATTGCCAAGTGTAAAGGAACATTACATTACTCTGCATTTGAGCTTATCCcacttggggggaaaaaaatgCAGTGATAGTAATtccttccatttttgtccctattCTGCCTTCCTGGATGGATGGCTGTACCCATCCTCTACCTACCTACTCACCTAGATGTATTTCTGTTGATCTATCTCCCAAGTGGTGGGACTATAGTCATAGTTGTACTATATACCAAGCCTGGCTCATATCATAACTgaaataagataaacaaaaacCCTTCAACCTCAGCACTCAAGAGATCTCCTTGAGtctgaggcagacagatctcctTGAGTCTGAGGACAACCAGTGATTCATAGTTAGATCTTGATTTAAAAAAGCAGGAATAAGCAAGCCCCAAATGCATACTaataaaacataacataaaaaatgTCCTGATAACTGATAAACTGAGCAATTAATTAGTGTGCCTATTAGGTAAAAAGTTTACAAACTAGGAAgtatataaaatcataatttCTTTGGCACCATTAAGATCTGAGCTGACTGATTCTATGGTCTGGGGTCACCCACTATACTATAGGACTCATCTGGGTGTTCTTTCAACCTCAGCTCTCAGcattatatatatgacatatgccATCACACCAGCATGTTAAATATCCTCTCACCCCAAATGCTGTTATCGGGTACTATTTTTTACCATGATCTGTATTAATTCATGTTTGAATTACAGAACAGaataacaaatatattaaaaaattagaaaagccaCTTCTGCATTTGTACATGGAAATTAggctaaaattaaatttaaatataatatgggcttattaaaaaaaacacttatacacTGTAGTTTTTAACATTAACTTATATAATTCACTTCATAAGGTCAGGTCAGATCTCCATCAGCATATAATTATACCAGAAAGCATAAACTGAAAAGCaaagctaactttttttttttttttttttttttNNNNNNNNNNNNNNNNNNNNNNNNNNNNNNNNNNNNNNNNNNNNNNNNNNNNNNNNNNNNNNNNNNNNNNNNNNNNNNNNNNNNNNNNNNNactcagaaatccacctgcctctgcctcccaagtgctgggattaaaggtatgcaccaccaccgcctggcgcaaAGCTAACTTTTTAACTGCAACACTGTGAGAGAGCTCCAATTGGGTCACAGAATCAGAAGGCATGTTTACAGAAATGTAGATTAATAGACCTCTGAGAGTAATGCCATTACTAATTAGAAattacatagtaaaaaaaaagaaatcacatagtAGTAGTAAATACTGTATCATTATGCATACCAACAATTCTTTTTAATGAAACTATAAAGCCAGGTTTACCTCCTTAGAGTCATCTATCCTCTCAAAATACACAAAAGCAAATCCACGTGACCTCCCAGTTCGCTGGTCATAGACTACATTAACACCACTCAGAGGTCCATATCGAGAAAACACTTCACGAAGATCTCTCTCTGTTGTATACAAACTGAGGCCAAATACTCCCAGGCAAGTGTTAGGATCTGGATTTGCCTGTTGAATAAAGGaggaattaaattttaattagaactcaatatataaaataaaaaacacatgaaGATCTTTTTTGGAATACATTTTATAACTATCTATAGTCTGAACAAAAACATTTCTGCTCTCTAGTCTAGCCCAGCAATTTTCAGAAGGTACCCAAAGAATTCACCTTTCGCCTGCCTTATCCTTCATCACTACTTATCTAACTTGTTTTCACTTTTACcagtaaccccagtgctgggattagccaTGAACTATATATACCTAATGTTATGTGGTGCTGGaggctgaacccagggcctcatgcacaaCAGGCAGGCACTCTTCCAATTCAGTTACATTCCCAGCCCTCTACTTTAATTCTTTCAAAGACtttaggagctgaagagatggctcaatggttaagggtacttgctgctcttgcagaggatcccaTTTCAGTTCCCATtacccagatggtggctcaccTATTAACTCTactttcaggggatccaacaccttctgacCTCCCCAAGCAGACATGATGCACATATAAAAAGGcagacacacccacaaacacataaaaaaaaaaatcaccctctTTTTCCATGTATCTGTCCACGTGCACGTCCAGAGGCCAGATGGGACAATGGATCCCAACTCAACATGTTCCTATGGTAAAGCAGTTTactgctcttagccactgagccacacctccagtcACCATTTTCATTCTGCAGGGTATCCTTTGAATGTTTCAAGGATCCAGATTATTAAATACTGACACAGTCTATCATGGCTGTCAGCATCACTGGTTTCATGCAGAAGCACAGCAGATAAAGAACTTTAGAGTAAAACAACCTGGTTGAAACCTGGACTCTGtcacctattttttaaaaaacagacttATGTACTGTGTGCATATATGGACACACTTGTGCTATGAAACAAATACGGTAGTCAGGTAGTCTTTATGTAATGTGTACTCTAGtttaaactcagatcatcaggcctgGCAGCCAAGAGCCCTGATCCACTTGTTGGGCTTTCCTGTTGGCCCCTCAGCCAACtattaaaccaaaacaaaacacttcagtGTCTCACATCCAAACAACATAGAGATGTTAAGAATACACATGttaaaagaaaagagcagagccagcctggtctacagagtgagttccaggacagccagggctagagaaaccctgtctcgaaaaaacaaaaaacaaaaacaaaaaacaaacaaacaaaaagagcagaaaggaaggaaaactacTTAAGAGAGATCAGTACACAGAGAgcaggcagttttactgggacagttgtacagagataggttgcagagagagaacaagctaaagaatgaggagccagaagtTAGAATGAggacaagcagagcaattcagagttGTAAGAAGCCAGTttaaatcaggttttttttttttgttttgtttttttttaaagtcagaagAAACCAGTCAGCCAGAAGTCAGAAAGAGCTaggaaagggtgagcttattcagcagtaagtctcagaggctagaCTTAGGCTTAAATAAGATTAAAGGCCAGAAGCTTTTCATATTATGCCATTGATTACACATTCAGAAAAGAGAAGACCCAATTTCCATTAACTCTTATACACATACCCTGCTGCCAGTATGCCTTCTGCGATTAGACATTGGAGAGTGACTTCGGCTCCTCCGTCGCCTATACTCAGGTGTATAGGACCTACTCCGTGATCTTCTCCTATGAGAGTGTGACCTGGATCGAGTGTAGCGTCTATGAGAATGCCTCCTTGACCTTGACCTTCAAAAGAAATAAGCTCAGGTAAAAATACTTgatcacagggctggagagatagctcagcagtaagAGTATTTGTTAATCTCCAAAAAGACTCATATTTGGTTTAGGatagcttataaccatctataactctagttccagggaaatGACTCTTTCTTCTGATCTGAGGGCACTGAATGcttgtggtacacatatatagacataaaacataacttaaaaaaaaaagagagaacactcTTAgtaagtaatctttttttttttaaatttggttttttgagacagagtttctttctctgtgtagccctggctaccctggaacttaactctgtagaccaggctggcgcctctaactcagaaatccacctacctctgcctcccaagtgctgacattaaaggtgtgcaccgccgccaccacctggcagtaagtaatctttttaaaagtactagatcaggggctggagagatggctcagcagttaagagcactgactgctgctcttccagaggtcctgagttcagtccccaacaaccacatggtggctcacaaccatctgtaatgggatctgatgccctcttctggtgtgtctgaagacagtaacagtgaaCTCACATTGtactacataaaataaacaattcttttaaaaaaagtactagATCAAATTCCCTCTGCATTCTAGATTGCATATGAACATCTGACCATTTTTAGCTGTCTTTCAATTATGTTATGCTGCAACAATTGAGATATGTTTCAATacctattttaaaagatttttgggggttggagagatggcttgcttGTTGAGAATGCACACTGCAGTTGCAGAGGACCCGACTTTGGTTTCCAACACAACTTTCTGTAAGTATTTGATCACCTTTCAGATTCCATGGACACCTGcttgtgtatacacatatttttacttatgcatatatgtgtgcatgtttgtaaacACCAGCCAGAAGTGGGTTGCAGATCTCCTGATggtagttacaggtggttggttGTAAGCTGCCAAACATGAGTCCTGAGAACCAAAACCAAATTAAgttcctctggaaaaacagcaaacATTCTTAGCCAATGTGCCATCCCTCTAGCGcatattctgatttttaaaattcctatttAGCCATTTCTTCACTCATTTCACCTTCCATTAAAAGACActtgaaagacacacagacacagagtacagcatggtggcacatagctTTAATCAGGGCCcaggagacagagcaggagaACCCAgttgaaaacagaaatgaatagtAGCAGCAGCAGGGCAGGGCACTGCATGCCTTTGCTACCACAAAGATGCCTGCAaggttcaggccagccaggactacttaacaacaggaaagaagatgaaaaagagTGATGGAGATGCTCTTAGAGAATAGCAATACAGTAAAATGTActagacttttaatttttttgtttgtttgcttttgtttttgagtcaaggtttctctgtgtagccctggctggcctcagaaatctgcctgcctctgcctcccaagtgctgggattaaaggcaagcgccaccactgcccggctgtactAGACTTTTAAAGGAACTAATTTAGAGCAAGGAAGGAGTACTGAGACAACCTGCATTAAGTTTTTGAATAAGAGACTTCTAAAAGAGTGagtgataaaataaaactgttgGCCTATTACCCGAGCAAAAGCATTTGAGTGGGGAAAAATACTAATGAAGATGTTCCTTAGTTTCCTTAATACTAATTTTAGCCCCATCTACCACCTTAAAACAACCAGTTTTTGACTTGGCACATGGCTTATGGCTGATCCCCATGTAAGGCAGAAAACTGAAGGGCAGACCTACAGAAGCCCTTTAAATGCTGGCTGGGTGTTGTGACTGGCAATGTAACTCCAGTTTTGGAAAGTGGAGACTAGGGATCTTTAGAGCAAGCTCTTTGGCTACAACAGCCACACTGGCAAGCTCTAGCCGGACTGAGACGGATTatagatgtgtttgtttgtttgtttattattatacataagtagactcactgtagctgactttagacacactagaagaggatgtcagatttcattacaggtggttgtaaaccaccatgtggttgctgcgatttgaactcatgactttcagaagagcagtcagtgctcttacccactgagccatctcgccagccctatttatttatttttgattgtgtATATATCATGTATTTGTGTGGGTACATAGGTAGAGGTCAGTGGACAATTGCAGTAGTCAGCTCTACTTTTTGGCTTCTAAGGACTAAACTCAGAATCAGGTATGGTGGCAGGAGTCTTTACTCAACGGGTAACAGCTAAGATATGCCAAGAAAGGTTTCTTAAATGCTGCAGTCTGAGCCTATAGTGAACTTTCTATGTGAAATTCAGCTAAATGGCGAACAGACCAAATCCGTCTTACAGTGAAGAAAGCAGTTTATAAAATTTAAGCTTACCTGGATTTTGATCTTGATCGAGAATGGGATTCAGAATGTTTGGAAACCCTTGATGGACTACGAGATCCTGACCTGCTCTCTGATTTTACACGAGCAGGAGTTCCCGTTGGAGATTTTGACTGAGAGCGAGACTCCTAACAAAGAAGACAGTATTACAAATGGCACTGGTCACGCAGATGCCTAACACCTAACATTTAAAGTACCGTAATTATTTATATTGATTGCTCCTGAAAAACAAATGGTTAGGCAACACCCTCCAGAAAAAAATTTCAGCTCATTAATATCCCATTGTTAATATTGCTAACTGTCCTCAATAATTCCCTACTTGAACCAGATCACCAATTTTTCTATTAACTAAGTAATCATGCAAATTCATCTACAACTTGATCATACAGACACTGGAACATAAACCATACATTTACTTAACCTAGGACCCATTCATTCTTCCAGATTCTTTTAATTCTACTTCACTCTTGCTTTCTACTTCTCTTCATTCTTCattgagtttttcatttttcatacttCGTGTATTCTTCCCCAATTCAAACAATTCAAAATAgccttaaaaaaatattcaagtgCTTCTATCTGACCAATCTTCTGTTCAATTTTTTCCCCcattcaattttaattttctgatcTTTAATACTTTTCATTAGCCTTCTTTTATCTTGATTTATCTTCCACATTCTTGGAAAAAACTCTTCAATTTCTTCACGAACATTAACCTTAATGGAAAAAGAACATTTAGTATATTTAAGCACGTGGGGATTATAAAACTCTGCTGGAGTTCAGAATGTTATCTACCAAATGGGAAGGCCAGCAGGTAAAGTGCAAATAactagtttatttaaaaataaattaaaaaaaaaaaaacaaattttatagtatttaaaaatgttcaaaagtgTAGTCTAACAGAATTTACTGAATTTCTCTAAAAGTTTTTAACCATACTCTTTACCCTCCTCCCCTTTCATGTTACactctagtccctaattttaacataaatatgtaaTTCAGACATAAACTGCAATCCCCCCACCTAAATATTCATTCTCCACTATTTTATAGGCTGAAGGCTCTTAGATCTGATCTTAGAATTAACTTTCAACAAGCCACACTAAGAAATTCAGGCCCTGCTGAAGCAAAGCATAGCTGTACACACCATCTGAATTCATGACCGCACACATGCCAGAAatcaaaaacacaacaaatagTAACATTACACCTTCTCTCAATTTTGACTACCATCTTCACTTATTCTGATTAACCAGATGTGTTCTGAAGCAAACATAgaaaaattaaagggaaagaaCAAGGTTTCCAACAGTCCTTACTTTGGCTTATAAACTCCTTAAATACATGCTATTCCTGTTTTATGAGACACATTTGCATTTAAGAACCCAGGATGGACTATAGttcacagaaatcttcctgcctcttgtaCCACTTAAATACCACAGgatacaaacaagaaaatgtgtATCATGATGGTTGTACTTGACTCTATTGCTTTTGCATTTATGCACATTTGTACTCTTAACAGGGGCATCTCATCTCTTGACAAGAAACATACTATCTCCTTCATGACAAATTGGTTTCTGAAAAACTTCTATGTAAAAACTTACCAAATAACTTATGACTAAGAAGCATAGTAACTTGACTGATATAAGACCCACACAACCAAAATAGAAACCAAgatttggtttctccatcaagACTTGGTTATTAATGCAATCTTACAAAAGTATATATTCATACCAGTTTTCATTTATGCAGTAAgatatcccatacctcctgctTTTATCTCTCAAGTATATATTGGCACACACAACCAAACTTGgctttatgcagtgctgagaTTGAACCAAGTGCTAGGTAAGCATCCTATCAACTGAGCTATAATATCCCTGGCCCCTTTTCTTAGTTTAATATCAAAAGATTTACCCATTATTTTCCTGGTCAATGATGTTTCCATTTAGTTACCCAGTGTTAAGTCTTTCATATCTTAAACTCTTAAATGCCTAGACAGAAGCCTGGATCAAGATATTACttatagaagaagaaaattattaattttgcTTGTAATTGAAGTATCAGGGGCTGGTTCAAAATCTGCATCAAGACAATGTTATTCTGTtacctttcctttttctaaaacagaccctctgggctggaaagatggctcagattaagagcactgaatgctcttctagaggaccagggcttaattcccagcacccacatggcagctcacaactgtaacttccAGGATCAGACATTCTCACACAGACtaagtgcaggcaaaacaccaacgtgcattaaaaaataaattgctgCTGTGAAAAACATTAGTCACAACAGCTTTTATGTAAGCACCACAGCCTTTGTTACACAATTAGGCATCAGGAGGTCTTGCTCTGAGGTACTATAAACCTTTAGCTTTattatgattaaaacaaaacaaaacaaacaaaaaaaaaccctaaaataaagcataaatttACTCTTAAACGATTAATGAACTCTTGAACATGACAAAAATTGAATGGcccagatacatttttttaatttctaagctTCTCCTCATTAAGTATTTTTGCTGAAAAATGACTTCAAAAagttacatttaatttatattctgTGCACATGTGGACAAAGAGCAACTTGTTAAGAGTCCACTGGTACTCAAAATTCAGGTTGTGAGGTATAGCAGCAAATGCcctctcacccactgagctatcttgctggcctcCAAAATTTCTTCTGGAGACTTAAATaaatcagtaatttttttttttttaatttaaacttaagTCCCAGGTCTTGAGCAGCAACAAAATATCACTGCATAGCAGAAGGTCTTTTAGAAGGTATTCTCTTCTTTCtggcagtgctagggattgaacccacaACTGTTCCATGCTAGGTAAGTACTGTAACACTGATTTATGCATCCAGTCAAAAGCATTATTTTGACAAGCATGTGCGACTACAGCTggctaattttaaattaaaaaacaattcatTAAAACTATGTAGAATTTGGGAACTTAAAttacagcaaagaaaaaatattaaatgctggAAAGAGTTGGTCATCTGTCTTGTCCCACTAGACTAACCAGCTCTTAAAGCTGTCTTATTGAAGGGATATTAACAATTCCTTAGTATCTTGGCTACAATACTCAACAATCCTTTACAATATGCTGCCCAACTGGATGAAACAGTAAAAAGGACGCATATTGACCCATATCACAGATTATAAAGGAAACACTAAATAGGCTTCAATCTACCTTAGATACTACAAACCAGAGAGAGGTCAAGCAGAAGGCTAAGCACAACTCAAagaggttttggtttttgctaaATTGTTGTAGAACATGCACAAGTAATAGGATGCTCAATAAACTGTAGATGTAAAATACATAGGCTTAGTGTTTAATATTAAGTAAATTGAAGCAAATTTATATACACTCAAGTATGTATATCATGTGAAACAAACTTCCTGTTACTACTTCCCTAGTACTTTATAAAGTGGgaatttccataaaaataaacTAGTGAATTTAAATCATatgccaaagaaagaaaatgcacttTGGCTGTCCAGATACCCTGACACCTTACTTACTCTAATCAGTTACAAGtagggacactttttttttttttttggctttctttctctggGAACTATGGGGCAGACCTTTATTAGAAAGTTAGGctaagcccggcagtggtggctcatgcctttaatcccagcacttgggaggcagaggcaggtggatttctgagtttgaNNNNNNNNNNNNNNNNNNNNNNNNNNNNNNNNNNNNNNNNNNNNNNNNNNNNNNNNNNNNNNNNNNNNNNNNNNNNNNNNNNNNNNNNNNNNNNNNNNNNNNNNNNNNNNNNNNaaaaacaaaaaaaaaaaaaacaaaaaacaaaaaggaaagaaaaagaaagttaggCTAATAAAGCAAACATTTCCAGTCTCAAACCAAGTTGCTACTAGAAGTACCTCTAGAAAACAAACTATAttcaaaatttcaaataa carries:
- the Tra2a gene encoding transformer-2 protein homolog alpha isoform X1 translates to MSDVEENNFEGRLPISAPRCGSPARWGRRRRGAPSGRIVESRSQSKSPTGTPARVKSESRSGSRSPSRVSKHSESHSRSRSKSRSRSRRHSHRRYTRSRSHSHRRRSRSRSYTPEYRRRRSRSHSPMSNRRRHTGSRANPDPNTCLGVFGLSLYTTERDLREVFSRYGPLSGVNVVYDQRTGRSRGFAFVYFERIDDSKEAMERANGMELDGRRIRVDYSITKRAHTPTPGIYMGRPTHSGGGGGGGGGGGGGGGGGGRRRDSYYDRGYDRGYDRYEDYDYRYRRRSPSPYYSRYRSRSRSRSYSPRRY
- the Tra2a gene encoding transformer-2 protein homolog alpha isoform X6 → MSNRRRHTGSRANPDPNTCLGVFGLSLYTTERDLREVFSRYGPLSGVNVVYDQRTGRSRGFAFVYFERIDDSKEAMERANGMELDGRRIRVDYSITKRAHTPTPGIYMGRPTHSGGGGGGGGGGGGGGGGGGRRRDSYYDRGYDRGYDRYEDYDYRYRRRSPSPYYSRYRSRSRSRSYSPRRY
- the Tra2a gene encoding transformer-2 protein homolog alpha isoform X5; this encodes MSDVEENNFEGRESRSQSKSPTGTPARVKSESRSGSRSPSRVSKHSESHSRSRSKSRSRSRRHSHRRYTRSRSHSHRRRSRSRSYTPEYRRRRSRSHSPMSNRRRHTGSRANPDPNTCLGVFGLSLYTTERDLREVFSRYGPLSGVNVVYDQRTGRSRGFAFVYFERIDDSKEAMERANGMELDGRRIRVDYSITKRAHTPTPGIYMGRPTHSGGGGGGGGGGGGGGGGGGRRRDSYYDRGYDRGYDRYEDYDYRYRRRSPSPYYSRYRSRSRSRSYSPRRY
- the Tra2a gene encoding transformer-2 protein homolog alpha isoform X4 is translated as MSDVEENNFEGRLPISAPRCGSPARWGRRRRGAPSGRIVESRSQSKSPTGTPARVKSESRSGSRSPSRVSKHSESHSRSRSKSRSRSRRHSHRRYTRSRSHSHRRRSRSRSYTPEYRRRRSRSHSPMSNRRRHTGSRANPDPNTCLGVFGLSLYTTERDLREVFSRYGPLSGVNVVYDQRTGRSRGFAFVYFERIDDSKEAMERANGMELDGRRIRVDYSITKRAHTPTPGIYMGRPTHSGGGGGGGGGGGGGGGGGGRRRDSYYDRGYDRGYDRYEDYDYRRSPSPYYSRYRSRSRSRSYSPRRY
- the Tra2a gene encoding transformer-2 protein homolog alpha isoform X2, producing MSDVEENNFEGRLPISAPRCGSPARWGRRRRGAPSGRIVESRSQSKSPTGTPARVKSESRSGSRSPSRVSKHSESHSRSRSKSRSRSRRHSHRRYTRSRSHSHRRRSRSRSYTPEYRRRRSRSHSPMSNRRRHTGSRANPDPNTCLGVFGLSLYTTERDLREVFSRYGPLSGVNVVYDQRTGRSRGFAFVYFERIDDSKEAMERANGMELDGRRIRVDYSITKRAHTPTPGIYMGRPTHSGGGGGGGGGGGGGGGGGGRRRDSYYDRGYDRGYDRYEDYDYRYRRSPSPYYSRYRSRSRSRSYSPRRY
- the Tra2a gene encoding transformer-2 protein homolog alpha isoform X3, producing the protein MSDVEENNFEGRLPISAPRCGSPARWGRRRRGAPSGRIVESRSQSKSPTGTPARVKSESRSGSRSPSRVSKHSESHSRSRSKSRSRSRRHSHRRYTRSRSHSHRRRSRSRSYTPEYRRRRSRSHSPMSNRRRHTGSRANPDPNTCLGVFGLSLYTTERDLREVFSRYGPLSGVNVVYDQRTGRSRGFAFVYFERIDDSKEAMERANGMELDGRRIRVDYSITKRAHTPTPGIYMGRPTHSGGGGGGGGGGGGGGGGGGRRRDSYYDRGYDRGYDRYEDYDYRRRSPSPYYSRYRSRSRSRSYSPRRY